From a single Rutidosis leptorrhynchoides isolate AG116_Rl617_1_P2 chromosome 5, CSIRO_AGI_Rlap_v1, whole genome shotgun sequence genomic region:
- the LOC139847512 gene encoding probable transcription factor KAN2: MELFPAQPDLSLQISPPNTKPTSKTWRTSSTPSDQDHNHDLNLGNLWKTAINSKQLHHNHHQQQQQQHHGSTRRLDPSFGLALSNPGSTNSDLTHFHNLLSQTTNTTTSNTYPYNNQYHQNQHHGFSSDLGFLKPIRGIPVYYQNTPPNFPVLANPHQKNQTLYDPCNNSTNNINNIVRSRFLPSRFPSKRSMRAPRMRWTTTLHSRFVHAVELLGGHERATPKSVLELMDVKDLTLSHVKSHLQMYRTVKTTDRAPASSAQSDIYENGSSGDNSDDIMFDIRDPRTTAENGGRSSVQQEKLDYQYGLWSNSSREAWLHGEHRDSEANKPSLEKEMNSEGLSYERLSEVSSSTPKKPNLEFTLGRPQ, from the exons ATGGAGCTCTTTCCTGCACAACCAGACTTGTCTCTGCAAATAAGTCCACCCAACACCAAACCCACTTCTAAAACATGGAGAACTTCATCAACACCAAGTGATCAAGATCATAACCATGACTTAAATTTAGGAAATTTATGGAAAACAGCCATTAACTCTAAACAACTacaccacaaccaccaccaacaacaacaacaacaacatcatggcTCAACAAGAAGACTAGACCCCTCTTTTGGGTTAGCCTTATCTAACCCTGGTTCAACTAATTCAGACCTCACCCATTTCCACAATCTACTGTCTCAAACCACCAACACCACAACATCAAATACTTACCCTTATAATAACCAATATCATCAAAACCAGCATCATGGATTCAGCTCAGATTTAGGTTTCTTGAAACCCATAAGAGGGATTCCAGTTTATTACCAGAATACCCCTCCTAATTTCCCAGTTTTAGCTAATCCTCATCAAAAGAACCAAACTTTATATGATCCTTGTAATAattctactaataatattaacaatatcgtTCGATCAAGATTCTTGCCATCTAGGTTTCCGTCTAAACGAAGTATGAGAGCTCCTAGGATGAGGTGGACTACTACACTTCATTCTCGTTTTGTTCATGCTGTTGAACTTTTGGGTGGTCATGAAA GAGCAACACCCAAGTCAGTTCTTGAGCTAATGGATGTTAAAGATCTAACTTTATCACATGTTAAATCTCACTTACAG ATGTATAGAACGGTGAAGACAACTGATCGAGCACCGGCTTCATCAG CGCAATCTGATATATACGAGAATGGTTCATCGGGGGATAATTCTGATGATATCATGTTTGACATTCGTGACCCAAGAACGACGGCCGAAAATGGAGGAAGGTCAAGTGTTCAACAGGAGAAATTAGATTATCAGTATGGTCTTTGGAGCAATTCTTCAAG GGAAGCTTGGTTGCATGGAGAACATAGAGATTCTGAAGCAAACAAACCATCTCTTGAG AAAGAAATGAATTCAGAAGGTTTAAGTTATGAGAGATTATCAGAAGTGAGCTCATCAACTCCTAAGAAGCCTAATCTGGAGTTTACATTGGGAAGACCACAatga